The following coding sequences lie in one Arthrobacter sp. PGP41 genomic window:
- a CDS encoding GNAT family N-acetyltransferase translates to MEGAGWRGHVTMALEVRRAVASDVERLAEIHVRCWQETYRGMLSDRFLASQNTGSRLPLWRHLLVAAEPAHAWVASDDGTVVGFAGIRREPGAASHGFAPPSSGDLELWGLYLLASHQGLGLGRRLLVAALDNEAASLWVAADNQRAIGFYRHFGFEPDGAADVIPGWEDLREIRMVRGGPPPAVKRSPGNQGVP, encoded by the coding sequence GTGGAAGGCGCTGGCTGGCGGGGCCACGTAACGATGGCGCTCGAGGTGCGGCGGGCGGTGGCGTCCGACGTGGAGCGGCTGGCCGAGATCCACGTCCGCTGCTGGCAGGAGACCTACCGCGGAATGCTGTCCGACAGGTTCCTGGCCTCGCAGAATACCGGCTCGCGGCTGCCGCTGTGGCGCCACCTGCTGGTGGCCGCGGAACCCGCGCATGCCTGGGTGGCGTCCGACGACGGCACGGTAGTCGGGTTCGCCGGCATCCGCAGGGAGCCGGGGGCCGCTTCGCACGGCTTTGCGCCGCCGTCGTCCGGCGACCTGGAACTGTGGGGGCTGTACCTGCTGGCGTCGCACCAGGGGCTGGGCCTGGGCCGCCGCCTCCTGGTGGCAGCGCTGGACAATGAGGCGGCGAGCCTGTGGGTGGCCGCCGACAACCAGCGCGCCATTGGCTTCTACCGGCACTTCGGGTTTGAACCTGACGGCGCCGCCGACGTGATTCCCGGGTGGGAAGACCTTCGCGAAATCAGGATGGTCCGGGGCGGACCGCCCCCCGCAGTGAAGCGCTCACCGGGCAACCAGGGAGTCCCCTGA
- a CDS encoding MFS transporter, protein MAASNTVDEAHGAVQAWSPRLALLVAATFFMEFLDGTVLTTAIPNIAADFRVPAADVNITMTAYLLTVAMGIPLSGWLAERFGARRIFCLAIAIFTAASLACSLSQDLVALTLSRTAQGFGGAMMVPVGTLLVLRGTPKADLLRATAFLVWPGLLAPVLAPLVGGALTTYLSWHWIFLINLPLGAAALLAALRLVPAAVGDGGRRLDWLGLSLTTLGVGALVAGLELVSAHPDAPWAALSAGFGVAAVACAVFWMRRTPNPLFDLGVFSTRTFRAMATGGFAYRLAISSVPFLLPLMFQAGFGWSPLHAGAMVAAVFIGNIGIKPATTPLIRRFGFKAMLVFASLASAATFILCALLTAETPGPLTFALLVCSGAFRSIGFSAYASVQYADIAPAQLTSANTVSATLVQLATAAGIAIGALLIRLFDGLNSFPADAAGPFRGAFLAMAVLMLASTADSLFLPRHAGAEVSRGKAQRV, encoded by the coding sequence ATGGCAGCAAGCAACACGGTGGATGAGGCGCACGGCGCGGTGCAGGCGTGGAGCCCCCGCCTGGCGCTGCTGGTGGCTGCCACTTTCTTCATGGAGTTCCTGGACGGCACCGTCCTCACCACGGCCATCCCCAACATCGCTGCCGACTTCCGGGTTCCCGCCGCGGACGTCAACATCACGATGACGGCCTACCTGCTGACCGTCGCCATGGGCATTCCGCTCAGCGGCTGGCTGGCTGAGCGCTTTGGCGCCCGCCGCATATTTTGCCTTGCCATCGCCATCTTCACGGCAGCATCCCTGGCCTGTTCGCTCAGCCAGGACCTGGTTGCCCTCACCCTCAGCAGGACCGCGCAGGGGTTCGGGGGCGCCATGATGGTTCCGGTGGGAACCCTCCTGGTCCTCCGCGGGACCCCTAAGGCGGACCTCCTCCGCGCCACTGCGTTCCTGGTGTGGCCCGGGCTCCTGGCGCCAGTACTCGCACCGCTGGTAGGCGGGGCCCTGACCACCTATCTTTCCTGGCACTGGATCTTCCTGATCAACCTCCCGCTGGGTGCGGCCGCACTGCTTGCGGCACTCCGGCTGGTTCCTGCTGCCGTGGGCGACGGCGGGCGGCGGCTGGACTGGTTGGGCCTGTCGCTCACCACGCTGGGCGTGGGCGCCCTGGTGGCGGGCCTTGAACTGGTGAGCGCCCACCCTGACGCTCCCTGGGCGGCCCTGAGCGCTGGTTTCGGCGTGGCGGCCGTTGCCTGCGCCGTGTTCTGGATGCGCAGGACCCCTAACCCGCTCTTTGACCTCGGGGTTTTCAGCACCCGCACGTTCAGGGCGATGGCCACCGGCGGGTTCGCCTACCGGCTGGCCATCAGTTCCGTCCCGTTCCTGCTGCCGCTGATGTTCCAGGCCGGGTTCGGCTGGTCCCCGCTGCACGCAGGTGCCATGGTGGCGGCCGTCTTCATCGGCAACATCGGCATCAAGCCGGCCACCACTCCGCTGATCCGGCGCTTTGGCTTCAAGGCGATGCTCGTCTTTGCCTCCCTTGCTTCTGCGGCCACGTTTATCCTCTGCGCCCTGCTCACGGCAGAAACGCCAGGGCCGCTGACGTTTGCCCTGCTGGTCTGCAGCGGCGCCTTCCGCTCGATCGGGTTCTCTGCCTACGCGTCAGTCCAGTACGCCGACATCGCGCCGGCACAGCTCACCTCGGCGAATACTGTTTCTGCCACACTGGTCCAGCTCGCCACTGCTGCGGGCATTGCCATCGGGGCCTTGCTCATCCGCCTGTTCGACGGGCTCAACAGCTTTCC